The segment TCAGCCTCAAGGGTCATCAGATGATTCATTTACCAGACAAACCCCACAGATGCTCAGAGTGTGGTAAGAGCTTTGCTGCTGCCATCACCTTGAGAGAGCATATGAAGATGCATTCAGAGGACAAGCCTTACAAGTGCACCCAGTGTAGGAAGAGCTTTGTTCGCAGAAGACATCTGAAAAAGCACCAGGAGGTCCATGCACGAGAGAAACCATATACTTGTGGCCAGTGTGGCAAAGGCTTTGCCACAACTTCCAACCTGAAGCAGCACCAGAAGTCCCACGCCACAGTTGTGCTCGGAGGAGACAAACCCCACCGCTGCGCACagtgtggaaagtgttttgcAGCTGCTGCTACTCTGAGAGAGCACCAGAGGGTCCACTCGGGTGAGAAGCCATATAAATGCAACATGTGTAGGAAGAGCTTTGTCCGCAAACGCCACCTTAAGAAGCACCAGCAAGTTCATGCTGGAGGAAAGCCCTACACCTGCAGACATTGCAACAAGGGCTTTAatcactcctcctctctctctcgccacCACAAGACCCACCTGCAGAACCCGGTGTTTTCACCACCTCAGCCTGGGAAGCCAATGTCGTATGGCACTCCCCCTAAACAGAGGGTGCACCAGCAAGGAGACAAGCCCTACATGTGCCACCACTGTGATAAGGGTTTCAATCATTCCTCCTCCCTATCTCGGCACCAAAGAGTCCACTCTGAGGGAAAGAGTTACACCTGTGCTCACTGTGGTAAACGATTCAATCACTCCTCCTCCCTTGCAAGGCATCAGAGAGTCCACCTGGataacaaacagcagcaacaacaacaacagcagcagcagcaaccac is part of the Solea senegalensis isolate Sse05_10M linkage group LG15, IFAPA_SoseM_1, whole genome shotgun sequence genome and harbors:
- the si:ch211-198a12.6 gene encoding zinc finger protein 883, with amino-acid sequence MAESETECDTPGLDTLGSECVIAHSHVDLHYGAETEIMTEEKRGLELEIHGSDLKIQGLGTDLGAVACVDAIVAETDHDYIKVEHGEMHCFTAAEIKTTGNEALLGEVLLKTESEHVVKVESDHGGELTVESENGVIIHEAHGLQCNECGEIFGSIADLHQHFEIHKDLNPYICVHCGESFAVEASLKQHMKIHMKEKPYVPPGVEIMGKDVIDAFSLKGHQMIHLPDKPHRCSECGKSFAAAITLREHMKMHSEDKPYKCTQCRKSFVRRRHLKKHQEVHAREKPYTCGQCGKGFATTSNLKQHQKSHATVVLGGDKPHRCAQCGKCFAAAATLREHQRVHSGEKPYKCNMCRKSFVRKRHLKKHQQVHAGGKPYTCRHCNKGFNHSSSLSRHHKTHLQNPVFSPPQPGKPMSYGTPPKQRVHQQGDKPYMCHHCDKGFNHSSSLSRHQRVHSEGKSYTCAHCGKRFNHSSSLARHQRVHLDNKQQQQQQQQQQQPPPPPQSQPQQYTTIPTGKAFPNNAFQKQRILPSEKPYRCSQCGKGFNHSSSLSRHHRIHVDQ